A single Cupriavidus sp. D39 DNA region contains:
- a CDS encoding glutathione S-transferase N-terminal domain-containing protein, whose translation MIDLYSWPAPNGHKAHIVVEELAIPYRIIPIDITSGAQHQTSYQAINPNGKIPAIVDHAPLDGGAPITVFETGAILLYLAEKEGRFLPTDLRQRSEMLQWLFWQVGGLGPMMGQAQHFFRYASTPVPYGITRYQGETRRLLKVLDNRLAEREYVCATYSIADMACFPWIRIHKMTGVSLDDFPNVEAWYGRVRSRPAVGRAMDLLRDLWVDVTKSDQAKRNLFQTT comes from the coding sequence ATGATCGATCTCTACAGTTGGCCAGCCCCAAATGGACACAAGGCGCACATCGTGGTGGAGGAACTGGCAATCCCCTATCGGATCATACCCATCGACATCACCAGCGGCGCTCAGCACCAGACAAGCTACCAAGCAATCAACCCAAATGGGAAGATTCCTGCAATCGTGGATCACGCGCCGCTGGATGGGGGCGCGCCAATCACGGTCTTCGAGACCGGGGCTATCCTGCTGTACCTTGCCGAGAAGGAAGGCCGCTTCCTTCCGACCGATCTGCGGCAACGCAGTGAGATGCTGCAATGGCTATTCTGGCAAGTCGGAGGCCTGGGCCCGATGATGGGACAAGCGCAGCACTTCTTTCGGTACGCGTCGACCCCCGTGCCCTATGGCATCACGCGATACCAGGGCGAAACTCGCCGTCTCCTGAAGGTACTGGATAATCGTCTGGCAGAAAGGGAGTATGTCTGCGCTACGTATTCGATCGCAGACATGGCTTGCTTCCCATGGATCCGCATCCATAAGATGACGGGCGTCTCGTTGGACGATTTTCCAAATGTGGAGGCATGGTACGGGCGCGTTCGCAGTCGTCCCGCTGTGGGGCGGGCGATGGATCTACTGAGGGATCTCTGGGTCGACGTCACCAAGTCGGACCAGGCCAAACGAAACCTTTTCCAGACGACATAG
- a CDS encoding DsbA family protein encodes MTERNLQVVDAFVDLRSPYSYLVLQPARSLAQRSGVSFEWWPYITDFRSAYGGELEQRSSRDIAKLKYLYMDCRRLARRQGLTIRATTKLWDAELASQALLFAKSRNRLWEFCDPLLAAFWRREFDLESAPQLEAALTRAGLEAKDWREYLEANAQPDLAVALARAEQLGVFGAPTFVYEGELFWGGDRLDMLADALGRPGSPHRAQADQPASTM; translated from the coding sequence ATGACCGAGCGGAACCTCCAGGTGGTCGACGCATTTGTCGACCTGCGCAGCCCGTACTCCTATCTTGTCCTGCAGCCTGCGCGCTCGTTGGCGCAGCGCAGCGGAGTTTCGTTTGAATGGTGGCCCTATATCACGGATTTCCGCTCGGCCTACGGAGGCGAACTCGAGCAGCGCTCGAGCCGCGACATCGCGAAGTTGAAGTACTTGTACATGGACTGCCGCCGATTGGCACGGCGGCAGGGCCTTACCATCCGCGCCACAACGAAACTCTGGGATGCCGAACTGGCAAGTCAGGCACTGCTGTTCGCCAAGTCCAGGAATCGCCTATGGGAATTTTGCGATCCGCTGCTGGCAGCATTCTGGCGCAGGGAATTTGATCTGGAATCGGCACCGCAGCTTGAGGCGGCCCTTACCAGGGCGGGCCTGGAAGCAAAAGATTGGCGTGAGTACCTGGAAGCCAACGCGCAACCCGACCTGGCGGTGGCATTGGCGAGGGCCGAACAGCTCGGCGTCTTTGGCGCCCCTACCTTCGTCTATGAGGGAGAGTTGTTCTGGGGCGGAGACAGGCTGGATATGCTTGCTGACGCCCTGGGCCGCCCGGGCTCGCCACACAGAGCGCAAGCAGATCAGCCGGCCTCGACGATGTAA
- a CDS encoding Crp/Fnr family transcriptional regulator, producing the protein MDTWTLERDQAVGLSGFLEKWLWYCALPAELRSLVLESALERTAAPGEYIARAGEPCTHWYGLMHGFLQMYVVGADGAETTLHCMREGVWGGEGSLLKKELRQYDLRSLTPSHICLIPVSTFETLRQSSIEFNHFLCNNMNERMGVFVGMLAASRLLRPGMRVARALLMLASNRGNTRMS; encoded by the coding sequence ATGGATACGTGGACATTGGAGCGGGACCAAGCAGTTGGACTGTCAGGGTTTTTGGAAAAGTGGCTGTGGTATTGCGCACTTCCGGCAGAGTTGCGCTCATTGGTGTTGGAATCCGCGCTGGAAAGAACAGCCGCGCCTGGCGAGTACATCGCTCGAGCAGGTGAGCCCTGTACGCACTGGTACGGGCTTATGCATGGTTTTCTGCAAATGTATGTCGTCGGGGCGGACGGTGCCGAGACCACCTTGCATTGCATGCGGGAGGGAGTGTGGGGCGGCGAAGGGTCATTGCTGAAGAAGGAGCTGCGCCAATACGATCTTCGATCCCTCACGCCATCCCACATCTGCCTGATTCCCGTATCGACTTTTGAGACACTACGTCAGTCGTCCATCGAGTTCAACCACTTCCTCTGCAACAACATGAACGAGCGGATGGGCGTGTTTGTGGGAATGTTAGCGGCATCTCGTCTGCTCAGACCCGGGATGCGGGTGGCCAGGGCGTTGCTGATGCTTGCGAGCAACAGGGGGAATACGCGCATGAGCTAA
- a CDS encoding Crp/Fnr family transcriptional regulator: MNSLSAFCVERVERLGIVPDGSARTDSLEGAILCRSSAGTEGAGNSSLMDFLSRSSWYPELSGEQKAHVQNDCFDRSYHAGATVCHRGDPADHWLAVVSGMIKVDTASSAGRAVTFAGVPAGSWFGEGAVLKEEPRPYSVVAIRDSRLAFVPRATFFWLLDHSSQFSRYVIDQLNARCGYYVGLVHNLRLHEASARVAFCLAEMFNQQLYPVTDKILALSQEELGRLSGLSRQNTNRALREMVGAGLITLEYGSIRILDLDALRRFAHVGD; encoded by the coding sequence ATGAATTCTCTAAGTGCCTTCTGTGTCGAGCGGGTGGAGCGGCTGGGGATTGTCCCCGATGGGTCTGCAAGAACGGATAGCCTGGAAGGGGCGATTCTGTGTCGTAGTTCAGCAGGAACAGAGGGCGCGGGGAATTCAAGTTTGATGGATTTCCTTTCCCGCTCGTCATGGTATCCGGAGCTTTCCGGCGAACAAAAGGCACACGTGCAGAACGACTGCTTTGATCGCTCATACCATGCCGGTGCCACCGTCTGCCACCGGGGCGATCCCGCCGACCACTGGCTCGCAGTTGTGAGCGGGATGATCAAAGTTGACACCGCTTCAAGTGCAGGACGCGCTGTTACGTTTGCGGGCGTCCCTGCTGGCTCTTGGTTTGGGGAGGGAGCGGTCTTGAAGGAAGAGCCCCGGCCCTATTCGGTAGTGGCTATTCGGGACAGTCGGCTGGCATTCGTTCCCAGAGCGACATTTTTTTGGCTGCTCGATCATAGCAGTCAGTTCAGCCGATATGTCATAGATCAACTCAATGCGCGCTGCGGCTACTACGTCGGTTTGGTACATAACTTACGGCTACACGAAGCATCAGCGCGAGTAGCATTCTGCTTGGCCGAGATGTTCAACCAGCAACTCTATCCGGTTACTGACAAAATCTTGGCTTTATCCCAAGAGGAATTGGGTCGTCTGTCTGGACTGTCACGGCAGAATACAAATCGCGCACTCCGAGAGATGGTGGGCGCGGGATTGATCACACTGGAGTACGGATCTATACGGATTCTGGACCTTGACGCGCTGCGAAGGTTCGCGCACGTTGGAGATTGA
- a CDS encoding TetR/AcrR family transcriptional regulator: protein MSTETKLLLTAPRVRIRRRGADKHPLILRAARALVAEMGFRETQMSSIAEAAGIAIGTLYRYFPSKTELMMEVVKVTAQREVDVVAGIAMREGSAHERLGAAAWTFANRALRGRRLAHALVAEPVEPDVEATRLVYHRALSRVFKTIIEQGIASDEFPDQNAAASADCIVGCLFEGLVTPLSNDASVDVVQINTHASAIITFCLRGVSGSQTHLLIQK from the coding sequence ATGTCTACTGAAACCAAGCTTCTACTTACAGCTCCACGTGTGCGCATTCGCCGCCGGGGAGCGGACAAGCATCCCCTGATTCTGAGGGCGGCGCGTGCCCTGGTCGCTGAAATGGGATTCAGGGAAACGCAGATGTCGTCGATTGCCGAGGCCGCAGGAATTGCTATCGGCACTTTGTACCGATACTTCCCGTCAAAGACGGAATTGATGATGGAAGTCGTGAAAGTTACAGCGCAGCGCGAAGTGGATGTGGTTGCCGGAATTGCAATGCGCGAAGGATCAGCCCACGAACGACTAGGGGCGGCGGCATGGACCTTCGCCAATCGTGCCTTGCGAGGTCGCCGACTTGCTCATGCATTGGTTGCGGAGCCGGTCGAGCCTGATGTCGAGGCAACGCGCCTGGTCTACCATCGCGCGCTCTCGAGAGTCTTCAAAACCATAATCGAGCAGGGCATTGCCAGCGACGAATTCCCTGACCAGAACGCTGCCGCTTCTGCAGATTGCATTGTTGGCTGCCTGTTCGAAGGACTAGTAACACCGCTGTCCAATGATGCTAGTGTTGATGTGGTGCAGATTAATACCCATGCATCTGCCATTATCACTTTTTGCTTGAGAGGAGTTTCCGGCTCCCAAACCCATCTCCTTATACAGAAGTAG
- a CDS encoding IS4 family transposase: MGNESGAWVDEEFESLDLGDPRRDRRAKELLKRFAAMPTASIPGACDDWSQTIGAYRFLGNEQIDWRDVMQPHWERTAARAAQFPVVLCIADSTELNFNGQEMEGLGPLSYEAQRGMFLHPTYAVTPDREPLGVIDAWMWAREPKDADGNRGGIKESVRWIEGYERVAEQAVLLPQTRLVYVTDREGDIAELMARAQELGRPADWLIRSQHNRNLAEGGKLWDSVGASPVLGEITFILPGRAGQKAREVKQELRAKRVKLPGLVGAELTCVEAREIGAPAGVKPVVWRLLTNRETQDADAVIELVEWYRARWEIEMFFHVLKTGCKVEALQLSHMDRVERALALYMVVAWRIARLMRLGRTCPDLDASVFFDADEIRGAYVLAKKARPKTPVTLNQMIRLVASLGGFLGRKSDGEPGAKTIWIGMQRTMDAALTIQALREES; encoded by the coding sequence ATGGGCAACGAGTCGGGGGCATGGGTGGACGAGGAATTTGAGAGTCTGGATCTTGGTGATCCGCGGCGGGATCGGCGCGCCAAGGAGTTGCTCAAGCGGTTTGCGGCCATGCCTACGGCGAGCATCCCTGGCGCATGCGATGACTGGTCGCAAACCATTGGGGCGTATCGGTTTCTCGGCAATGAGCAGATCGACTGGCGGGACGTGATGCAGCCCCATTGGGAGCGCACTGCAGCGAGGGCCGCGCAGTTTCCGGTGGTGCTGTGCATCGCTGATTCGACCGAGCTGAACTTCAATGGGCAGGAAATGGAGGGGCTGGGGCCGCTGAGCTACGAAGCCCAGCGGGGCATGTTTTTGCATCCGACCTACGCGGTGACGCCTGACCGTGAACCGCTTGGGGTGATCGATGCCTGGATGTGGGCTCGCGAGCCAAAGGACGCCGACGGAAACCGCGGCGGGATCAAGGAAAGCGTACGCTGGATTGAAGGGTATGAACGGGTTGCGGAGCAAGCCGTGCTATTGCCCCAGACGCGGCTGGTGTATGTGACGGACCGCGAGGGTGATATCGCCGAGTTGATGGCGCGCGCCCAGGAACTTGGCCGGCCGGCCGACTGGCTGATCCGCAGCCAACACAACCGCAACCTTGCCGAGGGCGGCAAGTTGTGGGATAGCGTCGGAGCCAGCCCGGTACTTGGGGAAATCACCTTTATCTTGCCGGGGCGTGCAGGCCAGAAGGCGCGCGAGGTCAAACAGGAGCTACGCGCAAAACGTGTGAAGCTGCCGGGTCTGGTCGGCGCGGAGCTCACCTGTGTAGAGGCAAGGGAGATCGGAGCGCCCGCAGGCGTCAAGCCAGTGGTTTGGCGGCTGTTGACGAACCGTGAAACACAGGATGCCGATGCGGTCATCGAGCTGGTTGAATGGTATCGGGCCAGGTGGGAGATTGAGATGTTCTTCCATGTCCTGAAGACTGGCTGCAAGGTCGAAGCGCTACAGCTATCGCACATGGATCGTGTGGAGCGGGCCTTGGCGTTGTATATGGTGGTGGCGTGGCGCATTGCCCGCTTGATGCGGTTGGGCAGAACCTGCCCGGATCTGGATGCGTCCGTGTTCTTCGACGCCGACGAAATTCGGGGAGCATACGTGCTTGCCAAGAAAGCTCGCCCGAAGACACCGGTCACGCTCAATCAGATGATTCGGCTGGTTGCTTCCCTGGGTGGGTTCCTTGGGCGCAAGAGCGATGGCGAGCCCGGCGCTAAGACGATCTGGATCGGTATGCAGCGAACCATGGACGCGGCCCTCACCATTCAAGCACTGCGGGAAGAGTCATGA
- a CDS encoding tannase/feruloyl esterase family alpha/beta hydrolase, with the protein MDGFIKYMVARDATVDPLQLDPTKYTTRLDELSSLIDAVNPDLSQFKAKGGKLLLWHGMADWLITPNNTINYYNAVMTAAGGQAAADQFMEFYTAPSVNHCALGNGADNVDLVGPMFDWLEKGTPPSANRIVARTLYAAPGAARISRPLCRYPQYPKYNGTGDPNVESSFSCTDPSQ; encoded by the coding sequence ATGGATGGCTTCATCAAGTACATGGTGGCACGTGATGCAACAGTTGACCCGCTCCAACTTGATCCAACAAAGTACACGACCCGTCTCGATGAACTATCGTCCCTCATCGACGCTGTCAATCCGGATCTGAGCCAGTTCAAGGCCAAGGGAGGAAAGCTACTCCTGTGGCATGGGATGGCGGATTGGTTGATCACGCCCAACAACACGATCAACTACTATAACGCGGTCATGACTGCCGCAGGTGGGCAAGCTGCGGCTGACCAGTTCATGGAGTTCTACACGGCGCCTAGTGTCAATCACTGTGCATTGGGCAATGGTGCGGACAACGTAGACCTCGTTGGTCCGATGTTTGATTGGCTCGAGAAGGGAACTCCGCCTTCGGCGAACAGGATCGTTGCGCGAACGCTCTACGCCGCCCCCGGTGCCGCTCGGATCTCGCGTCCGCTTTGCAGGTATCCGCAGTACCCGAAGTACAACGGTACCGGCGACCCAAATGTCGAAAGCAGCTTTAGCTGTACGGATCCGTCTCAATAG
- a CDS encoding tannase/feruloyl esterase family alpha/beta hydrolase: MLNMQFGEATITKATFSQASGALPERCVVVGHMPKDLSFELNLPTVWNQRQVFSGGGGFDGLIPPDPRVDISPNLKERGYVTIASNHGHTSAGNATSIGGIDAEFALDQDMLNDYAFLSVPRVIGPARAVMAYVYGEQVVASSKSIYEGCSGGGRQALLQAQRNPTLFDGIIARAPANAYIPQFLYYQKSFKQLAQPGAALSTAKIKTIATAVLNKCDSLDGLKDNIIGKPDACQFDIAELRCTGAESDSCLNDAQIASAKSLYKPTDVASGRYTWPGFPFGGARTGASVRQFGEIP; encoded by the coding sequence ATGCTGAATATGCAGTTCGGCGAGGCGACGATTACTAAGGCAACCTTTTCCCAGGCTTCCGGGGCGTTGCCGGAGCGATGTGTCGTCGTTGGACACATGCCGAAGGATCTGAGTTTTGAGCTGAATCTCCCGACGGTCTGGAACCAACGCCAAGTCTTCTCTGGGGGCGGCGGCTTTGATGGGCTGATCCCACCCGACCCGCGTGTGGACATCAGTCCCAATCTTAAGGAACGTGGCTACGTAACGATCGCGAGCAACCATGGACACACCTCCGCGGGAAACGCCACATCGATCGGGGGAATCGATGCCGAGTTCGCGTTGGATCAAGATATGCTGAATGACTACGCCTTCCTCTCCGTACCGCGCGTTATTGGGCCTGCGCGTGCTGTCATGGCCTACGTCTATGGGGAACAAGTGGTCGCGAGTTCGAAATCGATCTACGAAGGTTGTTCGGGCGGCGGCAGGCAGGCGCTACTTCAAGCGCAGCGCAATCCCACACTCTTTGACGGCATCATCGCGAGGGCACCCGCCAACGCGTATATTCCCCAGTTCCTGTACTACCAGAAGAGCTTCAAGCAGCTTGCGCAACCCGGAGCTGCGCTTAGCACTGCAAAGATCAAGACCATTGCCACGGCGGTCTTGAACAAATGTGACAGCCTTGATGGTCTCAAGGACAACATCATCGGGAAGCCGGACGCCTGTCAGTTTGATATCGCTGAACTTCGATGCACTGGCGCCGAAAGCGATTCCTGCTTGAACGACGCGCAGATCGCTTCGGCCAAGTCACTCTACAAGCCAACTGACGTTGCATCGGGGCGGTATACGTGGCCCGGTTTTCCATTTGGAGGGGCGAGGACGGGAGCTTCGGTACGCCAATTTGGGGAAATCCCATAG
- a CDS encoding nitroreductase — MERAGPPPDELASLRSAVEWAIATRRSVRAYLPRQVPDAIVHAILDVARYAATGVNIQPWRVHVVTGPAKDRVCAAIRNIDNDPTLSKTHSDEWNYYPDEWVSPYIDRRRALGWKLYGLLGIEKGDKQRMHEQHGRNYQFFDAPVGLFFTLDRVMERGSLLDYGMFLQNIMVMARTYGLSTCPQAAFMKYHKIIERELHLKPEEMLVVGMSLGFADESRIENSLVSEREPSSSFTVFHTT; from the coding sequence ATGGAACGAGCAGGACCGCCACCCGATGAGTTGGCATCCCTTCGATCGGCAGTTGAATGGGCGATCGCAACAAGACGTAGCGTCAGAGCTTATCTTCCGCGCCAGGTACCCGACGCCATCGTCCACGCCATTCTTGATGTGGCCCGCTACGCGGCAACCGGCGTGAACATCCAGCCGTGGCGGGTGCATGTGGTAACCGGCCCCGCCAAGGACCGTGTATGCGCCGCCATCAGGAACATCGATAACGATCCGACGTTATCCAAAACGCACTCTGATGAATGGAACTATTACCCGGATGAGTGGGTGTCGCCGTACATCGACCGGCGTCGCGCGCTTGGCTGGAAGCTCTACGGCCTCCTAGGCATCGAGAAGGGAGACAAGCAAAGAATGCACGAACAGCACGGAAGGAACTATCAGTTCTTCGACGCGCCGGTCGGACTCTTCTTCACCCTGGATCGCGTCATGGAACGTGGCAGCCTGCTGGACTACGGCATGTTCCTCCAAAACATCATGGTCATGGCCCGCACATATGGACTCAGTACCTGCCCTCAGGCGGCATTCATGAAGTACCACAAGATCATAGAGCGTGAGTTGCATCTGAAGCCTGAGGAGATGCTCGTCGTAGGCATGAGCCTTGGCTTCGCAGACGAATCGCGCATTGAGAACTCTCTCGTCTCAGAACGGGAGCCTTCGTCCTCTTTCACTGTTTTTCACACCACCTGA
- a CDS encoding MFS transporter: MNNLVDVQEIAQDAKFSRFHAVILFWCVLILVIDGYDLAVVGAALPSIMKQMGVDAAKAGFMASSALFGMIFGAIYLGTLADKIGRPKSICICVALFSVFTAAAGLAHDPVTFSITRFLAGLGIGGVLPIVTAQMGEFAPRSIRARLVTIVFAGYSIGGFSSL, encoded by the coding sequence ATGAATAACCTAGTTGACGTACAAGAGATCGCACAAGACGCCAAATTTTCACGATTCCACGCAGTGATCTTGTTCTGGTGCGTGCTAATTCTTGTTATTGACGGCTACGACCTGGCGGTCGTGGGTGCAGCATTGCCCTCGATCATGAAACAGATGGGGGTCGACGCAGCGAAGGCCGGCTTCATGGCCAGTTCTGCGCTGTTTGGCATGATATTCGGGGCGATCTACCTGGGTACGCTTGCCGACAAGATCGGTCGCCCCAAGTCGATTTGCATTTGCGTGGCGCTATTCAGCGTATTCACCGCCGCGGCAGGCCTCGCGCATGATCCCGTTACCTTCAGCATCACCCGCTTCCTTGCGGGACTTGGTATTGGTGGTGTCTTGCCTATCGTTACGGCCCAAATGGGTGAGTTTGCGCCAAGAAGCATCCGCGCTCGGCTCGTGACCATTGTCTTCGCCGGATATTCGATCGGGGGATTCTCGTCGCTCTGA
- a CDS encoding MFS transporter: MFFVAGTPILLTPFILWTMPDSLAFLVQKRRADKLVKVIGKIAPQVKVSVRHNFVMPKDAMLTSTPVARLFQEGRGASTLMIWIAFFMGLFMVYSLSSWLTKLMAMAGYSLGSALTFVLVFNIGAVVGAIGGGWLGDKFNIKYVLVAFYAVGAVSLALMGYTKSTELLFIVVFVVGASTLGTQLLAYAYASEFYPAAIRSTGVGFASGIGRLGAIVAPVLIGTLVAMQLPLEQNFLAIAFAGVLGTIAVMMVDHRLCASIHQEARAHAAVPARTELNQ; this comes from the coding sequence GTGTTCTTCGTCGCCGGAACTCCGATACTTCTTACCCCCTTCATCCTGTGGACCATGCCGGATTCCCTCGCATTTCTAGTTCAGAAAAGGCGTGCAGACAAGCTCGTCAAGGTAATCGGCAAGATCGCTCCCCAGGTAAAGGTGAGCGTTCGACACAATTTTGTGATGCCGAAGGACGCAATGCTTACCAGCACCCCGGTAGCACGGTTGTTCCAGGAGGGGCGTGGCGCCAGCACCCTCATGATCTGGATTGCGTTCTTTATGGGCCTGTTCATGGTGTACTCACTCAGTTCGTGGCTCACGAAGCTGATGGCCATGGCGGGCTATAGCCTGGGTTCCGCTCTCACCTTCGTGTTGGTATTCAACATCGGCGCTGTCGTCGGAGCAATTGGCGGCGGATGGCTAGGCGACAAGTTCAACATCAAGTACGTCCTCGTCGCCTTTTATGCAGTCGGTGCAGTATCGCTAGCTCTCATGGGCTACACGAAATCGACGGAGCTTCTGTTCATTGTGGTCTTCGTCGTCGGCGCCTCCACCCTCGGCACTCAACTTCTTGCCTACGCTTACGCTAGCGAGTTCTACCCCGCTGCCATCCGCTCTACCGGAGTGGGCTTTGCTTCTGGTATCGGTCGTCTCGGTGCGATTGTCGCGCCGGTTCTGATCGGAACACTCGTTGCAATGCAATTGCCGCTCGAACAGAACTTCCTTGCGATCGCGTTCGCAGGTGTACTCGGAACCATCGCAGTCATGATGGTCGACCATCGTCTTTGCGCATCCATTCATCAGGAAGCGCGGGCACATGCTGCGGTTCCTGCCCGCACAGAATTGAACCAGTAA
- a CDS encoding SDR family NAD(P)-dependent oxidoreductase yields MQIESNVFVVTGGGSGLGAATARMLAHQGGKVVIVDLDAVAGTAVASETGWIFVRADVRSEEDAKEVFSAATALGTLRGLINCAGVAPARKVVGKEGVHSMESFLRTVSINLGGTFNMVRLAAEIMQRQDPDCTGERGVIVNTASVAAFDGQVGQAAYAASKGAVASMTLPLSRELARSGIRVMTIAPGIMETPMLLTMPSEVQEALGRSVPFPPRLGRATEFASLVEHVIGNGYLNGELIRLDGAIRMAAK; encoded by the coding sequence ATGCAGATTGAAAGCAACGTATTCGTAGTCACCGGCGGAGGATCGGGTCTCGGTGCGGCCACGGCCAGGATGCTCGCTCATCAGGGTGGGAAGGTAGTGATCGTTGACCTCGATGCAGTCGCAGGCACTGCCGTCGCCTCCGAGACAGGTTGGATCTTTGTCCGAGCTGACGTCAGGAGCGAAGAAGACGCAAAGGAGGTATTTTCTGCAGCCACGGCGTTAGGTACTCTTCGCGGCCTGATCAATTGCGCCGGTGTAGCACCTGCCCGAAAAGTCGTTGGCAAGGAGGGTGTCCATTCCATGGAGTCCTTTCTGCGCACCGTGAGCATCAACTTGGGCGGAACTTTCAACATGGTTCGCCTTGCCGCCGAAATCATGCAGCGGCAAGACCCTGATTGCACTGGTGAACGCGGCGTAATTGTGAACACTGCATCGGTTGCGGCCTTTGATGGCCAGGTCGGCCAGGCAGCATATGCGGCATCGAAGGGAGCGGTCGCGTCCATGACGCTACCTTTGTCTCGGGAGTTGGCGAGGTCAGGTATCCGCGTTATGACGATCGCTCCGGGAATTATGGAAACCCCGATGCTGCTAACCATGCCATCGGAAGTGCAGGAAGCGCTGGGGCGATCAGTTCCCTTCCCTCCTCGCCTTGGTAGAGCGACCGAATTTGCCAGCCTCGTCGAACATGTGATTGGCAACGGTTACCTGAATGGGGAGCTCATTCGGCTCGATGGAGCAATACGAATGGCTGCGAAATGA
- a CDS encoding acetyl-CoA C-acyltransferase, whose protein sequence is MSTNDPIVILSAARTPIGGFQGELSRFTAPELGGIAIRAAVERANVNPADIQELLMGCVLPAGVGQAPARQACFQAGLPQSVACTTISKVCGSGMKSVMLAHDLLSGRGHDLIVAGGMESMTNAPYLLPKARKGYRLGHGSLLDHMFFDGLEDHYSADTRGRLMGTFAEDCAESYRFSREAQDEWAISSTLRAQEAIKRGDFAWETTPVIIDSYSGSQTVLHDEQPLKAAVDKIRTLRPAFRTKGTVTAANSSSISDGAAALMLTRESVAHRLGVRPLARIVGHSTHAQSPATFTSAPVGAIGKLLDKLGWLASDVDLWEINEAFALVAMVAVHDLGLDSEKVNIHGGACALGHPIGASGARILVTLLGALRKAGKSRGVASLCIGGGEATATAVELL, encoded by the coding sequence ATGAGCACTAACGATCCGATCGTCATTCTATCGGCGGCACGCACACCAATCGGCGGGTTTCAAGGGGAATTGTCGAGATTCACAGCTCCGGAGCTAGGCGGCATCGCCATTCGTGCTGCCGTCGAGAGGGCTAACGTGAATCCGGCGGATATTCAGGAGTTACTAATGGGGTGCGTGTTGCCTGCAGGCGTCGGTCAGGCCCCCGCGCGACAAGCCTGCTTCCAGGCGGGACTTCCTCAGTCGGTGGCCTGCACGACCATCAGTAAGGTCTGCGGGTCGGGCATGAAGTCAGTGATGCTGGCGCACGACTTGTTGTCCGGGCGCGGGCACGATCTCATCGTCGCCGGTGGGATGGAGTCCATGACCAACGCACCCTACCTGCTTCCAAAGGCACGAAAGGGTTACAGGCTCGGTCATGGCTCATTGCTGGACCATATGTTCTTCGATGGCTTAGAAGATCACTACAGTGCGGACACACGTGGTCGGCTGATGGGAACGTTTGCCGAAGATTGCGCTGAAAGCTATAGATTCTCACGCGAGGCGCAAGACGAATGGGCTATCTCCTCAACGCTTCGTGCGCAGGAGGCAATCAAGCGCGGTGACTTTGCTTGGGAAACGACGCCGGTCATCATAGATAGTTATTCAGGATCGCAAACAGTCCTGCATGATGAGCAGCCGCTGAAAGCTGCCGTGGATAAGATTAGGACCTTGAGGCCAGCGTTTCGAACCAAAGGGACCGTGACAGCGGCAAACTCGAGCTCCATTTCTGACGGTGCTGCGGCACTCATGCTGACGCGAGAGTCCGTAGCCCACAGATTGGGCGTAAGGCCTCTCGCGCGCATTGTGGGTCATTCCACCCACGCGCAGAGCCCCGCGACCTTCACGAGCGCGCCGGTAGGGGCAATTGGCAAGCTGCTGGACAAGCTCGGATGGCTAGCATCAGACGTCGATCTGTGGGAAATCAACGAAGCCTTCGCGTTGGTTGCGATGGTGGCAGTACACGATCTGGGACTGGATTCAGAAAAGGTCAATATCCATGGCGGCGCATGCGCACTTGGGCATCCCATCGGAGCATCCGGCGCGCGAATTCTGGTGACGCTCTTGGGCGCGTTGCGAAAGGCTGGAAAGAGCCGCGGTGTCGCGAGCCTCTGCATTGGGGGCGGTGAAGCGACTGCGACGGCGGTCGAATTGCTGTGA